One region of Candidatus Poribacteria bacterium genomic DNA includes:
- a CDS encoding VOC family protein: MLNLSHSTIDIAITCSDFEASLDFYHNKLGLEIVLELEIPDDLARGVGLAPTGFRQVRLKAGNTLSSDATRASVLKLMDIESPPPTPADGFSAGVRWLTFFVEDIQETVDALKQKGVEFLSEPIGAPDAVGVACAKDPDGILVELVQI; encoded by the coding sequence ATGCTAAACTTATCGCATTCAACCATCGACATCGCTATTACCTGTAGCGACTTTGAAGCGTCACTCGACTTTTATCACAACAAGTTGGGACTTGAGATCGTGCTGGAGTTGGAAATTCCAGATGACCTCGCACGCGGTGTCGGACTTGCGCCAACAGGCTTTCGCCAGGTCCGGCTTAAAGCCGGTAACACATTGTCCTCGGATGCCACACGCGCATCCGTTCTGAAGCTGATGGATATTGAATCACCACCGCCGACACCAGCAGATGGATTCTCAGCGGGTGTCCGCTGGCTTACCTTTTTTGTAGAGGATATTCAGGAAACCGTTGATGCCTTAAAGCAGAAGGGTGTTGAATTTCTATCTGAACCGATAGGCGCGCCGGACGCAGTCGGTGTTGCGTGTGCGAAGGACCCGGACGGCATTCTGGTTGAATTGGTCCAAATATAA